The Buchnera aphidicola (Cavariella theobaldi) DNA window AAATGAATTTTACTATTCAAAAATCTATTGAATTAGGCGTAAAAAGTATTACGCCATTATTTTTAAATAAGATTCATGCTGTAAATAATTATATATATACTGAAAAAAAAATAATACGCTGGAAAAAAATAGCGATTTCAGCATGTCAACAATGTCATCGCAATATCATTCCAAAAATAAAAGAACCAATTGATCTTCAATCATGGTGCGCCAATTTTCAAAAAAAAGAAACAAAAATTGTTTTTCACCCTGAATCGTTATTTAACATAAACCAATTACAAAAATCTATACAAGAAATATACATACTAGTAGGATCAGAACAAGGCTTTTCTAAAAATGAAATAAAAAAAATAAATAATTATGGATTTATTTCAATATCACTAGGACCTAGAATTTTAAGAACAGAGACTGCATCTATTGCTGCACTGTCTATTTTACAATTTCAATTTGGAGACGTAAATTAAAACAATAAAAAATATATACTAATAATTTTTTATTCATCATACTATTTTTTTAAAAAACATCACAATATATTATATATAAAAAATTATATAAATATCTTTGATAAATTATATAAACAATGTTCTTATGCGTCTTAGTAAATATTACTTTTTTTTAATGTTTGAATACCATTATTGGTACCAATAATCATAATATCAGCACTTCTTAAAGAAAATAATCCGACAGTGACTACACCAGGTAAAGAATTAATTTTTTTTTCCATAGAAATCGGATCTGAAATGCGTAGATTATAAACATCTATAATAATATTACCATTATCCGTAATAACATTTTTTCGATATTTTGGAACCCCTCCTATTTTAATCATTTCTTGTGAAATATAAGAAAAAGCCATAGGAATAATTTCAATTGGCAGTGGAAAGTGACCTAAAGTTTCAACTTTTTTAGATGGATCAATGATACAAATAAATTTTTTTGACATTGCAGAAACAATTTTTTCACCGGTTAAAGCACCACCTCCACCTTTAATCATCTGTAATTTGTAATTAATTTCGTCTGCACTATCAACATATATTTTTAAAGATGGAAAATGATTTATATTAAATACTTTTATACCGTGCTTTTTCAACAATATAGTAGAAGAATTTGAAGTAGATACTGCTCCACTGATTAAATTTTTTACTTTACTTAATGCTTCAATAAAATAAAAAACAGTACTACCCGTTCCTACACCTACCACAGTACCTGGACGTAAATATTTTAATGCTGCCCATGCTGCTTTTTTTTTT harbors:
- a CDS encoding 16S rRNA (uracil(1498)-N(3))-methyltransferase; translation: MNKKIPRIYIMNSLKINTYLVLPENEYHYIKNVLRMQENDLLEIFNNTNYVFLATIKNIKKKNITVFILKSVFKSVESNIDIHLGQIISKDEKMNFTIQKSIELGVKSITPLFLNKIHAVNNYIYTEKKIIRWKKIAISACQQCHRNIIPKIKEPIDLQSWCANFQKKETKIVFHPESLFNINQLQKSIQEIYILVGSEQGFSKNEIKKINNYGFISISLGPRILRTETASIAALSILQFQFGDVN
- the rpiA gene encoding ribose-5-phosphate isomerase RpiA, yielding MNANTLKKKAAWAALKYLRPGTVVGVGTGSTVFYFIEALSKVKNLISGAVSTSNSSTILLKKHGIKVFNINHFPSLKIYVDSADEINYKLQMIKGGGGALTGEKIVSAMSKKFICIIDPSKKVETLGHFPLPIEIIPMAFSYISQEMIKIGGVPKYRKNVITDNGNIIIDVYNLRISDPISMEKKINSLPGVVTVGLFSLRSADIMIIGTNNGIQTLKKSNIY